TGGGGCAAATGGACATTCCTGCCCGCCGTGCGCTACGACTACACCCAACTCAAGCCCAAATTGACCGAAGAGTTCCTCAACACCGTCGACCCGACGCGGATCTACGCCCACAGTGACAAGGAAAAAACCTGGCACCGTGTGACGCCCAAGTTCGGCCTGACCTACGCGCTGACCGATCACTACACCTGGTTTGGCCAGTACGCTGAAGGCTTCCGCACCCCCTCCGCCAAAGCCTTGTACGGGCGTTTTGAGAACCTGCAGCAGGGTTACACCGTGGAACCCAACCCGGACCTCAAGCCGGAAAGCAGCAAGGGCGTGGAAACCGGGATCCGCGGCAACTTCGATTCCGGTTCGTTTGATATTGCCGTGTTCTACAACAAATACCGCAACTTCATCGACGAGGACGCCTCCGTCGCCGGCGATACCTCACAGCAATTCGAAGCCAACAATATCAGGCACGCCACCATCAAGGGGATCGAAGCCAAAGGGCGCCTGAACCTCGACGCGTTCGGCGCGCCGCAAGGCCTGTACAGCCAGGGTTCGATTGGCTACACCTATGGCCGCAACGACGACAATGGCGAGGCGCTCAACAGCGTCAACCCGCTCAAGGGCGTATTCGGCCTGGGCTACGACCAGGACAACTACGGTGGCCTGCTGAGCTGGACCCTGGTGAAAAAACAGAATCGCGTCGACAGCACCACCTTCCACGCGCCTGACGGCAGCGCCACGGGCCCGTTCAAGACCCCGGGCTTCGGCGTCCTCCACCTGACCGCCTTCTACAAAGTCACCAACGATGTGACCGTCAACGGTGGCCTCTACAACCTGACCGACAAAAAGTACTGGAACTGGGATGACGTGCGCAGCTACGACGGCGTCGGCGAAGCCGGCGTGACCTCGCCGGCCAACCTCGACCGGTTGACCCAGCCGGGTCGCAACTTCGCGATCAACGTGATCTGGGACATCTAACCCCGCCCCACTCACCTCGTCGAAATTTCCTCGACGGGGTGAAGATTTTTTACTGTGCCGCGCCTTCTTGTTCGTCTAGTTGATAACAGCGCTCTTCAGGGCCAGGCGCTCCCCCTTCCCAAGGAATTTTTCAATGACCGCTTCCTCTGCCGCAGAACGCGCAAGCCTACGCTCCCAGCGCCTGAACCAGATCACCCACGAGCCACACACCAAACTCGACGCATTGGTCAAAGCCCACGCCCCCTTCGAAACCCAGGCCAACTTCGCGCGCTTCGTCGTGGCGCAGTACCTGTTCCAGTCAGAACTGGTAGCGCTGTACAACGACGCCGAGCTGAACAACATCGTGCCGGACCTGGCCGAGCGCTGCCGCGCCGAAGCCGCCAGGCTGGACCTGGCCGACCTGGACACCGACGTGCCGGCACCGGTCGCCGGCGCCGTGAAACACCCAGGCAAGGCCGAAGCCCTGGGCTGGCTGTTCGTGTCGGAAGGTTCCAAACTGGGCGCCGCGTTCCTGATCAAGCGCGCCGTGGGCCTGGGCCTGAGCGAAACCTTCGGCGCCCGCCACCTGGGTGAGCCGGCGGGTGGCCGCGCCGAAGGCTGGAAACGCTTCACCCGCACGCTGGACGCCCTGGAATTCACCGCAGAAGAAGAAGCCGCAGCGGAAAAAGGCGCGATCGACGCGTTTGTACGCTTCACCGTATTGCTGGACAGGCGTACGCTAGCGCGCCTGAACTGGCCTGATACCTGAATTGGAATGCAGTCCCATGTGAGAGCTGGCTTGCCTGCGATAGCGGCGTGTAGTGAGCGGGCTTGCCCCGCGCTGGGTGGCGAAGCCGCCCCAATGAAAACACCGCCGACCTCCTAGTAGAACCGAGTCGCGTGGTTTGGGGCGGCTTCGCCACCCAGCGCGGGGCAAGCCCGCTCACTACAGCCGTATTCGCGAGCAAGCCCGCTCCCCTCTGTGATACCCCTATCTATCTATGACCGGCAAACCCCACCCCACCTCGAAAATCGCGCAGCTGCTCTTCGGCCTGCTGGCCTACGTCAGCCTGGGCATCGGGCTGGTGGCGATTGTCATACCGGGTTTGCCCACCACCGAGTTCATCCTGCTGGCTGCCTGGGCCGCCACTAAAAGCTCGCCACGTCTGAGCGCCTGGCTGGAAAACCACCGGTTGTTCGGGCCGATCCTGTTCAACTGGCGCAATGGCAGGATCATCGCCCGCAGGGCCAAGGTCAGCGCCACGCTGAGCATGCTGCTATGCGCCATCCTGATGCTGGTGATGCTCGACCACGGCTGGCCGATCTACCTGGCGATTGCCGGCATGAGCCTGGGCAACCTGTGGATCTGGTCACGTCCGGAACGGCCCGCAGTCCCCGTATAACGTGGCGTGTGGCGTTTCCTACCGCTCATCGCCTGCCTCTCATGAATTGATTTGAGACGCCGATGTTTCAGGTATGGCGTCGAATGGAATTGGCTCTGCCTGCATCTCAACCTGTCCATTCGCGAGTGAACTCATGTTCGACACCCTCTCCATCCGCCTGAAAATCGTACTGCTGTCCGGGCTGTGCCTGCTCGGTGTGATTGCGTTGATCATCAGCATCAACCTGTACGAAACAAATCAGAACGACCATCTGATCAGTGATTCAAGCTCGCGAATGCTCACCAGCAGTGTGGAGAACCTGCTGCAATCCAAAGCCGCCGAACAAGCGGTGCAGCTACAGAAGACCTTTGGCGAAAACCTGCTGGTGGTGACCGCCCTTGCCGATCAGATCAAGGATTTGCGCAACCTGGCCGCCAAGCGCTCGCTGGAACCGGGCGCCCTGCGTGAAGAACTCAACCAGAGCCTGAAGACCGCATTCGAACGCAACAGCAAAGTGCTGGGCGTCTGGCTGTCATTCGAGCCCAACGGCCTGGATGGCAAGGACAGCGAATTCATCGACGACAAGGCCCGCGCGTCCAACGAAACAGGCCGCTTCTCCAGCTACTGGAGCCGCGCCGGCGGCCAAGGCGAGAACACCATCATGGTCGAAGAAGACCTGACCAAGACCACCCTTAACCTTAGCGGTACGCCCTACAACATCTGGTACACCTGCCCAAGGGACACGCGCAACGTTTGTTTGCTCGACCCGTACGAAGACACGGTGGGCGGCACGCCGGTACTGATGACGACTATTTCCTTGCCGCTGATCGTGGACGGTAACGTGATCGGTGTGGTCGGTCTCGATATTGCGCTGAACAGCCTGCAAGCCCTCACCGATGCCGCGCAAAAAACCTTGTTCGACGGCGCCACGCACCTGGAGATCATTTCCAGCACCGGCCTGATTGCCGCCTACAGCGGTGAGCCGGCCAAGGTGGGCAAGAACCTGATCGACATCCTCGGTGCCGAGGGCAAGGAAATCGTGCAACTGCTGGCCAGTAACGCTCAGGTCAACCGTGAACAGGGCGATACGATCCGTGCGGTTTATTCGGTCAAGCCCATCGCCGACGCGAAAGCCTGGGGCGTGGTGATCAAACTGCCCAAGCACGTGATGCTCGCCGATGCCTTGAAGCTGCAAGGCCTGCTCGACCAAGCCCAGGCCAGCGGCACCCTGAAGGCCTTGCTGGTAGGCGCCGGCGCAGGCTTGCTTGGCTTGTTGCTGATCTGGCTGACCGCCACCGGCGTGACCCGCCCGATCAACAGCGTGGCCGCCATGCTCAAGGACATCGCCAGCGGCGACGGCGACCTTACCCAGCGCCTGGCCTACGCCAAAAAGGATGAACTGGGCGAACTGGTCAACTGGTTCAACCGTTTCCTCGACAAGCTGCAACCGACCATCGCGCAGATCAAGCAAAGCATCACTGAAGCCCGTGGCACGGCTGACCAGTCATCGGCCATCGCGCGCCAGACCAGCGAAGGCATGCAGGTGCAGTTCCGCGAAATCGACCAGGTGGCCACCGCCTCCAATGAAATGAGCGCCACCGCCCACGACGTGGCGAACAGCGCCTCCAACGCTGCCAGCGCGGCCCGCGGTGCTGACCTATCGGCGCGTGAAGGCATGTCGATCATCGAGAAGAGCACGCGCGATATCACCACCCTGGCCGAAGAAGTCAGCAAGGCCGTGGGCGAAGTTGAAGCCCTGGCGGTCAACAGCGAGCAGATCGGCTCAGTCCTGGAAGTGATCCGCAGCATTGCCGAGCAGACCAACCTGCTGGCCCTCAACGCCGCCATCGAAGCGGCACGCGCCGGGGAAAGCGGGCGGGGGTTTGCAGTAGTCGCCGACGAAGTGCGCAACCTGGCCAAGCGCACCCAGGATTCGGTGGAGGAAATTCGCCAGGTGATCGAACGCATCCAGAGCGGCACGCGTGGCGTGGTGGCCACCATGCATTCGAGCCAGAGCCAGGCCCAGAGCAACGCCGGGCAGATCCACCAAGCGGTGCAGGCCCTGGGCAAGATCAGCGATGCGGTCACCGTGATCAGCGACATGAACCTGCAGATCGCCAGCGCCGCCGAACAACAGAGCGCGGTAGCCGAAGAGGTCAACCGCAACGTCTCGGCGATCCGCACCGTGACCGAAACCCTCACCGGCCAAGCCACCGAGTCGGCGGCCATCAGCAGCCAACTCAATGCATTGGCCAGCCAGCAGATGAAGTTGATGGATCAGTTCAAGGTATAAACCGATCCCTTGAACACCAGGGATCCCCTGTGGGAGCCGGGCTTGCCCGCGATGCAGACGACTCGGTTTCCCTGAGGAACCGAGTCGATACTATCGCAGCCAAGCCAGCCCCACAGGAACTGTGGTGGTTTAAACGCCGGGCCAGGCTTGCACAAAAGGCGTCAGGTCTTCCCTCGGCGCCGTGCGCGGCGGGTTCTGCGGCGTGCCCAGGTAGAGGAAGCCAATCACTTCCTCGCCCGCCGCGAGCCCCAGGCCTTTGGCGACGTGGGCCGAGTAGGACAATTCGCCGGTGCGCCACACCGCACCAATCCCCTGTGCATAAGCCGCCAACAGGATGCCATGGGCCGCGCATGCGGCGGCCAGCAGTTGCTCGGATTTCGGCACCTTGAAGTGCTCCTGCAGGCGGGCAATCACCACCACCACCAGCGGCGCGCGCAACGGGCCGTTCTGCGCCTTGTCGATGGCCGCTTGCGGTGCGTCGGCATCCTGCAGGCGGGCCGCTTCGGCCAGCAATGTACCCATCTGCTCGCGGGCAGCGCCTTCAACGGTGAGGAAGCGCCAAGGGCGCAGTTGCCCGTGGTCGGGCGCACGCATGGCCGCGGCGAACAGCACGTCGCGCTGCTCCTGGGTCGGCGCCGGTTCCAGCAAGCGCGGCACGGAAACACGGTTGAGCAAAGCGTCGAGAGCCTGCATGGCCACCTCCAGAGAAAAATGTGCGGTCATTCTAGCGGGAATGACTCGGATTCGACCAAACGATAATTGCTCTTATTCATTGCGCCCCGCCCTGTTAAACTTTGCGCCCTCATTTTGTGTCTTCGCTCGGGAAACTCGATGTTCCGTTCGCTTTTTCGCCTGTACGCAGCACTGCTGGCCTTGAGCCTGGCTGCCTGCGATGACGCGCCTCGCTTTACCCAGGCCGAGCCCGGTGAATCGCGAGCGGGCGGTGCTGCAACAGTGAACAAGCGCGACCAGAACGCGTTTTCCCTGCCTTCGGCCAACCTGTCGCCCACGCGTCGCCTGGATTTCAGCGTGGGCAACAGCTTCTTTCGCAGCCCCTGGGTGATCGCGCCATCCACCACCACGGCGCGCGATGGCCTGGGCCCGCTGTTCAATACCAACGCTTGCCAGAATTGCCATATAAAAGACGGTCGTGGTCATCCGCCGCTTGCCGACGCGCCGAATGCAGTGTCGATGCTGGTGCGCCTGTCCATTCCAGACGCGCCGCCTTACGTAAAACTCATCGAACAGATCGGTGTGGTCCCCGAGCCCGTTTACGGTGGGCAGCTGCAAGACATGGCGGTGCCCGGCGTCGCGCCCGAAGGCAAGGTGCGGGTCGACTACACACCGGTCAACGTCACGTTCAAGGACGGTACGGTCGTCGAATTGCGCAAGCCGGACCTGCAGATCACCCAGCTCGGCTACGGCCCGATGCACCCGGACACGCGCTTCTCGGCACGCATCGCCCCGCCAATGATCGGCCTGGGTTTGCTCGAAGCCATCAGCGACGCCGATATCCTGCGCAACACCGACCCGAAGACCGCCGTCAAGGGCGCCATCGTCGGCCGCGCCAACCAAGTGTGGGATGACGCCCAGCAGAAAACCGTGCTGGGGCGTTTCGGCTGGAAAGCCGGCCAGCCAAACCTCAATCAACAAAATGTTCACGCGTTTTCGGGTGATA
Above is a genomic segment from Pseudomonas azadiae containing:
- a CDS encoding YbaN family protein; the encoded protein is MTGKPHPTSKIAQLLFGLLAYVSLGIGLVAIVIPGLPTTEFILLAAWAATKSSPRLSAWLENHRLFGPILFNWRNGRIIARRAKVSATLSMLLCAILMLVMLDHGWPIYLAIAGMSLGNLWIWSRPERPAVPV
- a CDS encoding methyl-accepting chemotaxis protein; this encodes MFDTLSIRLKIVLLSGLCLLGVIALIISINLYETNQNDHLISDSSSRMLTSSVENLLQSKAAEQAVQLQKTFGENLLVVTALADQIKDLRNLAAKRSLEPGALREELNQSLKTAFERNSKVLGVWLSFEPNGLDGKDSEFIDDKARASNETGRFSSYWSRAGGQGENTIMVEEDLTKTTLNLSGTPYNIWYTCPRDTRNVCLLDPYEDTVGGTPVLMTTISLPLIVDGNVIGVVGLDIALNSLQALTDAAQKTLFDGATHLEIISSTGLIAAYSGEPAKVGKNLIDILGAEGKEIVQLLASNAQVNREQGDTIRAVYSVKPIADAKAWGVVIKLPKHVMLADALKLQGLLDQAQASGTLKALLVGAGAGLLGLLLIWLTATGVTRPINSVAAMLKDIASGDGDLTQRLAYAKKDELGELVNWFNRFLDKLQPTIAQIKQSITEARGTADQSSAIARQTSEGMQVQFREIDQVATASNEMSATAHDVANSASNAASAARGADLSAREGMSIIEKSTRDITTLAEEVSKAVGEVEALAVNSEQIGSVLEVIRSIAEQTNLLALNAAIEAARAGESGRGFAVVADEVRNLAKRTQDSVEEIRQVIERIQSGTRGVVATMHSSQSQAQSNAGQIHQAVQALGKISDAVTVISDMNLQIASAAEQQSAVAEEVNRNVSAIRTVTETLTGQATESAAISSQLNALASQQMKLMDQFKV
- a CDS encoding NAD(P)H nitroreductase, which codes for MQALDALLNRVSVPRLLEPAPTQEQRDVLFAAAMRAPDHGQLRPWRFLTVEGAAREQMGTLLAEAARLQDADAPQAAIDKAQNGPLRAPLVVVVIARLQEHFKVPKSEQLLAAACAAHGILLAAYAQGIGAVWRTGELSYSAHVAKGLGLAAGEEVIGFLYLGTPQNPPRTAPREDLTPFVQAWPGV
- a CDS encoding di-heme oxidoreductase family protein, with the protein product MFRSLFRLYAALLALSLAACDDAPRFTQAEPGESRAGGAATVNKRDQNAFSLPSANLSPTRRLDFSVGNSFFRSPWVIAPSTTTARDGLGPLFNTNACQNCHIKDGRGHPPLADAPNAVSMLVRLSIPDAPPYVKLIEQIGVVPEPVYGGQLQDMAVPGVAPEGKVRVDYTPVNVTFKDGTVVELRKPDLQITQLGYGPMHPDTRFSARIAPPMIGLGLLEAISDADILRNTDPKTAVKGAIVGRANQVWDDAQQKTVLGRFGWKAGQPNLNQQNVHAFSGDMGLTTSLRPFDDCTDTQVACKQAPNGNGPQGEPEVSDNILRLVLFYTRNLAVPVRRDVDSPQVLAGKNLFYQAGCQGCHRPSFTTSASAAEPELANQVIRPYTDLLLHDMGPGLADNRTEFKAGGRDWRTPPLWGIGLTQTVSGHTQFLHDGRARNLLEAVLWHGGEAQAAQQHVLSFNAEQRAALLAFLNSL